Proteins encoded together in one Candidatus Neomarinimicrobiota bacterium window:
- a CDS encoding mechanosensitive ion channel family protein — MKDTLLGLYEFWGPPAVTIVIGIMAGWIFKRFIHSRIEKITTKTSWKGDDLVFESIQSYILFWFFLGAVYMAVNGLDVSGDYASYSKYVGYIAKIALALLILSITMSIAKVVVGLLDLWSKSKGSSFPSTAIFTNLARITIIMIGVLIILQSFGLSITPILTAFGVGGLAVSLALKDTLSDFFAGLHILLSQKVRIDDFVELDSGQMGYVTNITWRNTSLKERTNNLITIPNSKLSNAITKNYDVIDTSYSVKVTGGVAYDSDLDHVEQVIIEVANSVIKDLDTAKKDHTPAVRFQEFGDSSINFTVYMRAVKYGDHHPVKHEFIKRLHKKFDAEGIEIPFPIRTLVHKNSPE; from the coding sequence ATGAAAGACACACTACTAGGACTTTATGAATTTTGGGGCCCGCCAGCGGTCACAATAGTTATCGGTATTATGGCCGGATGGATTTTCAAACGATTTATTCACAGCCGTATTGAAAAAATTACAACCAAGACTTCATGGAAAGGAGACGACCTAGTTTTCGAATCAATCCAATCCTACATTTTATTCTGGTTCTTTTTGGGTGCGGTTTACATGGCAGTAAACGGGCTCGATGTCAGCGGTGATTATGCTTCTTATTCCAAATATGTTGGTTATATAGCAAAGATCGCTTTAGCACTATTGATTTTATCCATCACCATGTCCATTGCTAAAGTTGTTGTTGGCTTGCTTGATTTATGGTCGAAAAGTAAAGGGTCATCATTTCCTTCAACAGCCATTTTTACAAACTTGGCAAGGATAACAATCATAATGATTGGTGTCTTAATAATTTTACAATCTTTTGGTCTTTCTATTACGCCTATTCTCACTGCTTTTGGAGTGGGTGGTCTTGCAGTTTCGCTAGCATTGAAAGATACATTGTCTGATTTTTTTGCTGGACTTCACATTCTTTTGTCTCAGAAAGTCCGCATTGATGATTTTGTTGAGCTTGATTCAGGTCAAATGGGATATGTAACCAATATCACATGGCGGAATACTTCTCTAAAAGAGCGAACCAATAATTTAATTACAATTCCGAACTCGAAATTATCCAATGCGATTACGAAAAATTATGATGTTATAGATACCAGTTATTCTGTTAAAGTCACCGGTGGGGTAGCGTATGACAGTGATTTAGACCACGTAGAACAGGTGATTATAGAGGTTGCTAATTCAGTTATCAAGGATTTGGATACTGCTAAAAAAGATCATACGCCGGCGGTTCGCTTCCAAGAGTTTGGTGATTCCAGTATTAACTTTACCGTTTATATGCGCGCAGTAAAATACGGCGATCATCATCCCGTCAAACATGAATTTATTAAACGGCTTCATAAAAAGTTTGATGCAGAAGGAATTGAAATTCCTTTCCCCATCCGAACGTTAGTCCACAAAAACTCCCCTGAATGA
- a CDS encoding DUF423 domain-containing protein translates to MKTWIMAGAVLAGLAVVFGAFGAHGLKSRVSPEDIIIFDTGVKYHMYHALGLILIGILGFHFPEKSMSAPATLMSVGILIFSGSLYILVLTGFRWLGAITPVGGLALISSWLLLAYNLYRLG, encoded by the coding sequence ATGAAAACATGGATCATGGCAGGCGCAGTGCTTGCCGGACTTGCGGTAGTTTTTGGTGCTTTTGGTGCGCATGGCCTTAAATCTAGAGTATCGCCGGAAGATATCATTATTTTCGATACGGGCGTTAAATATCATATGTATCATGCATTAGGTTTGATTTTAATCGGAATCTTGGGTTTTCATTTTCCTGAAAAATCAATGTCCGCTCCTGCTACATTAATGAGTGTAGGAATACTAATCTTTTCCGGAAGTTTGTACATTCTAGTTCTAACCGGATTCCGGTGGCTTGGCGCTATAACTCCCGTTGGAGGGTTGGCATTAATCTCAAGTTGGTTGTTGCTGGCGTATAACTTGTACCGTCTAGGATAA
- a CDS encoding homocysteine S-methyltransferase family protein → MINRGVNLPLPLWSAEANFTDPEIVLSIHQDYISAGADIITTNTFRTTTYSYRKAGYTPKRAQERAKTSLMNAVDLARKAVGEDIQVVGSITAVDDCYSPELYPGKGPVEDTYGELIEWFSETEIDLLLFETMGHYEEIKIALEASRNIESECWFSLILKDGEYILDEHSLEETINLIKEFSVSCLMLNCNTIETTQSALELFLSLWTDKWGVYSNLGVTEFDNDYFDTINDYNFKESISLYLEHSPSVIGACCGSNPKHIKMIKNLIN, encoded by the coding sequence TTGATCAATCGTGGAGTTAATCTGCCATTACCTCTCTGGTCTGCAGAAGCAAATTTTACAGATCCAGAAATTGTATTAAGCATACACCAAGATTATATTTCAGCAGGTGCTGATATTATTACAACCAATACATTCCGCACGACTACATACAGTTATCGAAAAGCTGGGTATACTCCAAAACGTGCACAAGAAAGAGCTAAAACCAGTTTAATGAATGCAGTGGATTTGGCAAGAAAAGCGGTGGGAGAAGATATACAAGTTGTTGGTTCAATTACTGCTGTCGATGACTGTTATTCGCCTGAATTATACCCCGGGAAGGGTCCAGTTGAAGATACGTATGGTGAATTGATAGAATGGTTTAGTGAAACTGAAATTGATTTGCTTTTATTTGAAACAATGGGCCATTATGAAGAAATAAAAATTGCTCTTGAAGCGAGCCGAAATATAGAATCAGAATGCTGGTTTAGCTTAATATTAAAGGATGGCGAATATATTCTTGATGAACACTCCTTGGAAGAAACAATCAATCTGATTAAAGAGTTTTCAGTTTCATGTTTAATGCTTAATTGCAATACAATTGAAACAACTCAAAGTGCCCTTGAACTTTTTTTATCCCTTTGGACAGATAAATGGGGTGTTTACTCTAATTTGGGTGTTACTGAATTTGATAATGATTATTTTGATACAATAAATGATTATAACTTTAAAGAGAGTATTTCATTGTATTTAGAGCATAGTCCTTCAGTAATCGGTGCTTGCTGTGGGTCAAATCCAAAACACATTAAAATGATAAAAAATTTGATTAACTAA
- a CDS encoding dUTP diphosphatase, with product MHLKIKPFNTAVRNVYENHGHFHDGDAGIDLFVVNEQSIMAGESTLIHLQISCENSENKPYLLMPRSSIAKTPLRLSNSIGLIDGGYRGEIMAAVDNIKTEDYTVEPGQRLFQLVAMDGSPIHFKLVDELSDTSRGSGGFGSTGK from the coding sequence ATGCATTTAAAGATTAAACCATTTAACACAGCCGTTCGCAATGTTTATGAAAACCATGGCCATTTCCACGATGGGGATGCAGGAATAGATTTATTTGTCGTAAATGAACAATCGATAATGGCTGGCGAATCAACCCTGATTCATTTGCAGATTTCATGTGAAAATTCAGAAAATAAGCCTTATTTACTGATGCCCCGTTCCAGCATTGCTAAAACGCCTTTACGGTTGAGTAATTCCATCGGATTAATTGATGGCGGTTACCGCGGGGAAATCATGGCAGCTGTGGATAATATTAAGACTGAAGATTATACAGTTGAACCAGGGCAGCGATTATTTCAGTTAGTTGCCATGGACGGCTCGCCGATCCATTTTAAATTGGTAGATGAATTATCAGATACATCCCGCGGTAGTGGAGGATTTGGCAGTACAGGGAAGTGA
- a CDS encoding T9SS type A sorting domain-containing protein: protein MQYYSIPKNLYLFIQLGLAFSLLTGQTQVGEDIDGETANDRSGWSVSMDSDGSHVAIGSRYNDAGIPGSNLGHVRVYEYSSGSWSQVGADIDGEANTDYSGHSVSLDSDGSHVIIGAPENDGAGGYNSGHARVYEYSSGSWSQLGSDIDGDAVGDNMGISVSIDSDGSHIAVGAIYKDGNGSDAGHVRIFEYDGSAWSQVGSDIHGETAGDQSGVSVSIDSDGSHVAIGSTQNDDGGGNSGHVRVFEYSGSSWSQIGSDIDGEAAGDYSGGSISIDSDGSHVAIGAENKNSNTGQVRVFEYTGGSWSQLGSDIDGVAAGDYFGTSVSIDSDGINLIVGGKGNDDGSGNAGHVRLYSYSGSSWVQIGDDIYGESASDYSGSSVSIDSDGSHVALSAPYNSGSASSAGHVRVFTFEIPGITVSISDSITSEVGDTASFSVVLDSEPTADVTIPISSSDLTEGTVSPDTLTFTAANWNAAQMVTITGVNDDVDDGDIAYTIVLSAATSSDGNYNGVDADDVSMTNTDDDSAGITVAVTDSTTTETGETGTFTVVLNSEPTGDVVLPISSSDLTEGTVSPDTLTFTAANWNAVQTVTITGVNDDVDDGDIAYTILLSAATSSDGNYNGVDADDVSMTNTDDDTASFTVSYSNSLITSEAGGTTSLTLVLDSEPTGDVVIPISSSDLTEGTVSPDTLTFTAANWNAAQTVTITGVNDFVDDGDIIYTITFGSATSSDINYNGSNPSDESITNTDDDSAGITVVVSDSITSEVGETASFTVVLGSEPTADVTIGVSSSDETEGTVDVSTLTFTSGNWSSAQTVTMTGADDNEADGDVSYSIILAAASSTDGNYQGLDPDDISVTNLDYEPIISVLSTTIDFDSVVVLSDSTQTITVGNAGNENLVIDSVAMTSGIFSIESFLYPLTIAPAEDSIFSIIFYPQDTISYSEELVIYSNDPDSSSFQISLSGTGYNSPPIIVEIDEPDSVSLGDSVTVNITVTDDDSITTVVLNYFVGGDTSMYAVLATDSDGDGTFSAEIDSSAIGLTGVAYYVAVSDEFGNTSISDTVSIITQFNENVLNTEINGSAYTEGIPTSKWRLISVPTNLDNSSVANTIQDELSQSSSDDTWRLYEDSGNATWIEAESFVLGQGYWIQQRVESDIDFSTGSGQSVDLLGFSINIPSGWSLIGNPYPFELEITFDEAQVYGPLTYGSTSTESWDAESNILSPWQGYAIYNRTADEVALDIKPLERGGGALLKEADVNAGWQIVISIDNGEYGDIYNAIGRKTGASEQLDIWDNPEPPALDQYVSLNMTRKEWGVKSMLTTDIRSMDIINGIWDMNLDIGNVQGPFTVSTDQIGSLPEGHVAVLLDHIEHQIYDISKNQEIVITKAMEEFSYPISMIVGVPAFVEAAAKNILSTIPEKFALHQNFPNPFNPSTHISFSLPKPSNVEVKIYNILGQSVVTLINDWRNLGHHSVQWNGRDKWGESVGTGIYFYSLETADFRQVKKLMLLK, encoded by the coding sequence ATGCAATATTACTCAATTCCTAAAAATCTATATTTATTCATACAATTAGGTTTGGCTTTTTCCTTGCTTACAGGACAAACCCAAGTTGGTGAAGACATTGACGGCGAAACGGCGAACGATCGATCAGGTTGGTCAGTATCTATGGACTCAGACGGTAGTCATGTCGCTATCGGATCAAGATATAATGATGCCGGGATTCCAGGTTCCAATCTAGGTCATGTTCGTGTATATGAATATAGCAGTGGTAGTTGGAGTCAAGTGGGAGCTGATATTGATGGAGAGGCCAATACTGATTATTCCGGCCATTCTGTTTCTTTAGATTCAGATGGCAGTCATGTGATCATTGGTGCACCTGAAAATGATGGTGCGGGTGGTTATAATAGCGGTCATGCTCGTGTGTATGAATACAGTAGCGGTAGCTGGAGTCAATTGGGAAGCGATATCGACGGAGATGCGGTCGGTGATAATATGGGTATTTCGGTTTCTATCGATTCTGACGGAAGCCATATTGCTGTCGGCGCAATCTACAAAGATGGTAATGGTTCGGATGCCGGCCATGTGAGAATTTTTGAATACGATGGTAGCGCTTGGAGTCAAGTAGGTAGCGATATTCATGGTGAAACAGCGGGAGATCAATCAGGCGTTTCTGTTTCTATAGATTCAGATGGAAGCCATGTAGCAATTGGTTCAACCCAAAATGATGATGGTGGAGGTAATTCAGGTCATGTGCGTGTTTTTGAATATAGTGGAAGTAGTTGGAGTCAAATAGGAAGTGACATTGATGGAGAAGCTGCTGGAGATTATTCAGGCGGTTCTATTTCCATCGATTCGGATGGTAGTCATGTAGCTATTGGTGCTGAAAACAAAAATTCTAATACGGGTCAAGTTCGTGTTTTTGAATATACGGGAGGTAGTTGGAGTCAATTAGGTAGCGATATTGATGGCGTTGCCGCTGGAGATTATTTTGGTACATCGGTTTCAATCGATTCAGATGGTATTAATTTAATTGTAGGCGGGAAGGGAAATGACGATGGCTCTGGTAATGCAGGACATGTGAGATTATATAGCTACAGTGGCAGTAGTTGGGTCCAAATAGGCGATGATATTTATGGTGAATCTGCTAGTGACTATTCAGGTTCTTCTGTATCTATCGATTCTGATGGCAGTCATGTGGCTCTTAGTGCTCCATATAATAGTGGTTCTGCAAGCTCAGCAGGACATGTGAGAGTTTTTACATTTGAAATCCCCGGTATCACCGTTTCAATTTCTGATTCCATCACGTCAGAAGTAGGAGATACGGCTAGCTTTTCAGTCGTTCTGGATAGTGAACCAACCGCGGATGTAACTATTCCGATTTCCAGTTCTGATTTAACCGAAGGCACAGTCTCACCAGATACCTTAACATTTACGGCCGCCAACTGGAATGCAGCTCAAATGGTAACCATTACCGGAGTGAATGATGATGTGGATGATGGCGATATTGCATATACAATTGTATTGTCCGCAGCTACCAGTTCTGATGGAAATTATAATGGTGTAGATGCGGATGATGTTTCAATGACAAACACAGATGATGATAGCGCCGGGATTACAGTCGCAGTAACCGATTCCACCACAACAGAAACAGGCGAGACAGGAACATTTACAGTTGTATTAAACAGTGAGCCAACCGGAGATGTAGTTCTTCCAATTTCCAGTTCTGATTTAACCGAAGGCACAGTCTCACCAGATACGTTAACATTTACGGCCGCCAACTGGAATGCAGTTCAAACGGTAACAATCACCGGTGTAAATGATGATGTGGATGATGGCGATATTGCATATACAATTTTATTGTCAGCAGCTACCAGTTCTGATGGAAATTATAATGGTGTAGATGCGGATGATGTTTCAATGACAAACACAGATGATGATACTGCGAGTTTTACTGTATCATATTCAAACTCACTTATAACGTCAGAAGCAGGAGGTACTACTAGTTTAACGCTTGTTCTGGATAGTGAGCCAACCGGAGATGTAGTTATTCCAATTTCCAGTTCTGATCTAACCGAAGGCACAGTCTCACCAGATACCTTAACATTTACGGCCGCCAACTGGAATGCAGCTCAAACGGTAACCATCACCGGAGTGAATGATTTTGTGGATGATGGTGATATTATATATACAATAACATTTGGATCAGCAACAAGTAGTGATATTAATTATAATGGAAGTAATCCTTCAGATGAAAGTATTACAAATACGGATGATGATAGCGCCGGGATTACAGTCGTGGTTTCTGATTCCATTACGTCAGAAGTAGGAGAAACTGCTAGTTTTACGGTTGTTCTGGGTAGTGAACCAACGGCAGATGTGACCATTGGAGTTTCGAGCAGTGATGAGACTGAAGGAACAGTGGATGTTTCTACACTTACCTTTACATCAGGAAATTGGAGTTCAGCTCAAACAGTTACAATGACGGGTGCGGATGATAATGAAGCAGATGGTGATGTATCTTATTCCATCATTTTAGCTGCCGCAAGTAGTACAGATGGAAATTATCAAGGACTGGACCCTGACGATATAAGTGTTACCAATCTGGATTACGAACCGATAATATCTGTTTTATCGACAACGATAGATTTTGATAGTGTTGTTGTTTTGAGTGATAGTACCCAAACAATAACCGTTGGCAACGCAGGGAATGAGAATTTGGTTATTGATTCGGTAGCGATGACATCCGGTATATTTTCTATTGAATCATTCTTATACCCATTGACAATAGCCCCGGCAGAAGATAGTATATTTTCAATAATATTTTATCCACAGGACACTATTAGTTATAGTGAGGAACTTGTGATTTATAGTAATGATCCTGATAGTTCTTCATTTCAAATAAGCTTATCAGGTACAGGATACAACAGCCCTCCTATTATAGTTGAAATAGATGAACCTGATTCAGTTTCGTTAGGTGATTCTGTGACAGTCAATATAACAGTTACAGATGATGATAGTATAACAACAGTCGTATTGAATTATTTTGTAGGTGGAGATACCAGCATGTATGCGGTCCTGGCGACTGATTCGGATGGAGATGGAACATTTTCAGCTGAAATTGACAGTAGCGCTATCGGATTGACAGGAGTTGCCTATTATGTTGCAGTATCCGATGAATTTGGGAATACGAGTATCAGCGATACCGTATCAATTATAACGCAGTTTAATGAGAATGTTTTGAATACAGAAATAAATGGTAGCGCTTACACTGAAGGAATACCAACCTCAAAATGGCGATTGATTTCTGTTCCAACAAATTTAGACAATTCTTCCGTAGCTAATACAATTCAAGATGAGCTGAGTCAATCTTCTTCTGATGACACTTGGCGATTATATGAGGATTCTGGTAATGCAACTTGGATAGAAGCAGAATCATTTGTTTTAGGACAAGGATATTGGATACAGCAGCGTGTGGAAAGCGATATTGATTTTTCGACCGGTTCAGGACAGTCTGTTGACCTGCTTGGTTTTTCCATCAATATACCGTCAGGATGGAGTCTGATCGGGAATCCGTATCCATTTGAATTGGAGATCACTTTTGATGAAGCACAGGTTTATGGACCATTGACATATGGAAGCACAAGCACAGAAAGCTGGGATGCAGAAAGCAATATTTTATCTCCTTGGCAGGGATATGCTATCTATAATCGCACAGCTGATGAGGTTGCATTGGATATCAAACCTCTGGAAAGAGGAGGCGGGGCCTTACTAAAGGAAGCTGATGTTAATGCCGGTTGGCAAATAGTCATTAGTATTGACAATGGTGAATACGGTGACATATACAATGCCATTGGAAGAAAAACCGGAGCGTCGGAACAATTGGATATTTGGGATAATCCCGAACCACCAGCTTTGGATCAATATGTTTCTCTGAATATGACCCGTAAAGAATGGGGTGTAAAATCAATGTTGACTACAGATATCCGTTCTATGGATATAATCAATGGAATTTGGGACATGAATTTGGATATTGGAAATGTGCAAGGTCCATTCACTGTTTCAACAGATCAAATTGGTTCGTTGCCCGAAGGGCACGTCGCAGTACTTCTTGATCATATTGAGCATCAGATTTATGATATTTCCAAAAACCAGGAAATAGTTATAACAAAGGCAATGGAAGAATTTAGTTATCCTATATCAATGATAGTTGGTGTCCCGGCATTTGTTGAAGCTGCAGCGAAAAATATATTATCTACCATCCCAGAAAAGTTTGCACTCCATCAAAACTTTCCCAACCCCTTTAACCCCTCGACACATATTTCTTTCTCATTACCAAAACCATCTAACGTTGAGGTTAAGATATACAATATTCTTGGTCAGTCCGTAGTTACACTAATCAATGATTGGCGTAATTTGGGCCACCACAGTGTTCAATGGAACGGTAGGGATAAATGGGGAGAAAGTGTTGGGACTGGTATCTATTTCTACAGCTTGGAGACAGCGGATTTTCGGCAGGTGAAGAAATTGATGTTATTGAAATAA
- the groES gene encoding co-chaperone GroES: MSIKITPLADRVVVEAAAAEETSTGGIILPDTAQEKPQQGTVVAVGPGKVSDAGSLIEMTVKKGDKVLYGKYSGSDVTFDGNDYMIMRESDILAVL, from the coding sequence ATGAGTATCAAAATAACACCACTGGCAGACCGTGTCGTAGTGGAAGCGGCCGCCGCTGAAGAAACATCAACCGGCGGAATCATTCTTCCCGATACGGCGCAGGAAAAACCCCAGCAGGGGACGGTTGTTGCAGTTGGACCAGGTAAGGTCAGCGACGCCGGAAGTTTAATAGAAATGACTGTGAAAAAGGGTGACAAAGTTCTGTACGGAAAATACTCCGGATCAGATGTCACATTTGACGGTAACGATTATATGATCATGCGCGAGAGTGATATTCTCGCAGTATTGTAA
- the groL gene encoding chaperonin GroEL (60 kDa chaperone family; promotes refolding of misfolded polypeptides especially under stressful conditions; forms two stacked rings of heptamers to form a barrel-shaped 14mer; ends can be capped by GroES; misfolded proteins enter the barrel where they are refolded when GroES binds), whose product MAKEISYDVKARGALKAGVDSLANAVKVTLGPKGRNVVIEKKFGAPTITKDGVTVAKEIELENRLENLGAQMVKEVASKTSDVAGDGTTTATVLAQAIITEGLKNVAAGANPMSIKRGIDAASRAVVDALREQSKDLPDSTQIANVATISANDDREIGEKIAEAMEKVGKDGVITVEDSKTAETFLEFVEGMQFDRGYLSPYFVTNSESMDAEMEDAYILIHDKKLSNMKDLLPVLEKVVQTGKQILIIAEDVEGEALATLVVNKLRGTFKVLAVKAPGFGDRRKAMLEDIAVLTGATVISEDAGYKLENATLEYLGTAKRISSDKDNTTIVDGGGTKDAISARIKEIKVQIEKTTSDYDREKLQERLAKLSGGVAVINVGAATEVEMKEKKARVEDALHATRAAVEEGIIPGGGVALLRAVDALDKVKVSDELQVGVNIMRRALEEPIRQIVNNAGVEASIVVQKVREGKLDYGFDARNEDYVKMFEAGIIDPTKVARVAVENAASIAGLLLTTEAAVTEIPEDEKMPPMPPGGDMGGMGGMGGMM is encoded by the coding sequence ATGGCAAAAGAAATTTCATACGATGTTAAAGCCAGAGGCGCCCTAAAAGCCGGCGTTGACAGCTTGGCAAACGCGGTGAAAGTCACCCTCGGTCCTAAAGGCCGTAATGTGGTGATAGAAAAGAAATTCGGTGCGCCGACTATTACCAAAGATGGCGTAACGGTAGCGAAAGAAATTGAGCTGGAAAACAGGCTTGAAAATCTTGGAGCACAAATGGTAAAGGAAGTCGCATCCAAAACATCTGATGTTGCCGGTGACGGAACCACAACCGCAACAGTTTTGGCACAGGCAATTATTACCGAAGGACTAAAAAATGTTGCTGCAGGAGCAAACCCGATGTCAATCAAACGTGGAATTGATGCTGCATCTCGTGCAGTGGTAGATGCGTTGCGCGAGCAAAGCAAGGATCTTCCTGATTCTACTCAAATTGCGAATGTGGCGACTATTTCCGCTAATGATGACCGTGAAATCGGCGAAAAAATTGCAGAAGCAATGGAAAAAGTCGGCAAAGATGGCGTCATTACGGTTGAAGATAGCAAGACGGCTGAAACCTTTCTTGAATTTGTAGAAGGAATGCAGTTTGACAGAGGATATCTTTCACCTTATTTCGTGACCAATTCCGAATCCATGGATGCAGAAATGGAAGATGCGTACATCCTGATCCACGATAAAAAACTCAGTAATATGAAAGACTTGTTGCCGGTTTTGGAAAAAGTCGTACAAACAGGAAAGCAGATTCTGATCATTGCGGAAGATGTGGAAGGCGAAGCGTTGGCAACTCTCGTTGTGAATAAACTTCGAGGCACATTCAAGGTTTTGGCAGTGAAGGCACCGGGATTTGGCGATCGCAGAAAAGCAATGCTAGAAGATATCGCAGTATTGACTGGTGCAACTGTTATCTCAGAAGATGCCGGTTATAAACTTGAAAACGCGACTCTCGAATATCTTGGAACCGCCAAGCGTATTTCCTCTGATAAGGATAATACAACCATCGTAGATGGAGGTGGAACCAAAGATGCAATTTCCGCACGGATTAAAGAAATTAAAGTGCAGATTGAAAAAACCACATCTGATTATGACCGTGAAAAACTACAAGAAAGGTTGGCAAAACTATCTGGTGGTGTAGCGGTAATTAATGTTGGTGCTGCAACCGAAGTGGAAATGAAAGAAAAGAAAGCACGCGTAGAAGATGCTCTGCATGCAACTCGCGCAGCCGTCGAAGAAGGGATTATTCCCGGTGGCGGTGTGGCACTGCTTCGTGCCGTTGACGCACTGGACAAAGTGAAAGTGTCTGACGAGCTTCAAGTTGGTGTAAACATCATGCGCCGCGCTTTAGAGGAACCAATTCGACAGATTGTTAACAATGCAGGCGTTGAAGCTTCAATCGTTGTTCAGAAAGTTCGTGAGGGAAAACTAGATTATGGATTTGATGCTCGGAATGAAGATTATGTGAAAATGTTTGAAGCCGGCATTATCGATCCAACCAAAGTTGCCCGAGTGGCAGTAGAAAATGCGGCATCCATTGCCGGTCTTCTTCTGACAACGGAAGCTGCGGTTACGGAAATTCCTGAGGATGAAAAAATGCCTCCAATGCCACCGGGTGGTGACATGGGTGGTATGGGTGGTATGGGCGGAATGATGTAA
- the folB gene encoding dihydroneopterin aldolase: MKNMVFYGYHGVSETEKKLGGKFEVDLDLYRSLEVAGKTDQLGDTVDYESVYKSVESCVRGQKHYLIESLAEEISTVILKQFPIYHVKVRVRKPNAPVSGVLDSVEIEIERPSSS; this comes from the coding sequence ATGAAGAATATGGTTTTTTACGGATACCACGGCGTGAGTGAAACCGAGAAAAAATTGGGTGGGAAATTTGAAGTGGACCTAGATTTATATAGGTCTCTCGAAGTTGCAGGAAAAACCGATCAACTTGGAGATACCGTTGATTATGAATCCGTGTACAAATCAGTGGAATCTTGCGTGCGAGGTCAAAAACATTATTTGATTGAATCTCTTGCAGAAGAAATTTCAACCGTTATTCTTAAACAATTTCCAATATACCATGTTAAGGTTCGAGTTAGAAAACCTAATGCACCCGTTAGCGGAGTTTTGGATTCGGTGGAAATCGAAATCGAAAGACCGTCGAGCTCATAA
- the folK gene encoding 2-amino-4-hydroxy-6-hydroxymethyldihydropteridine diphosphokinase: MTETVYFGLGSNLGDREKNVYSAMDLLKLVPGLSLVKTASFYESPPLYNTNQPSFLNSVVEGLYNGKPQNLLQEIQSIEMKLGRSEIRQKNHPRTIDIDILIFGNHVLNTTKLQIPHSKLSERKFVLIPMAEIAPDFLIPKLNQNPVELIAICPDKSIIEKHTILKSA; this comes from the coding sequence ATGACGGAAACGGTTTATTTCGGACTTGGATCCAATCTTGGCGATCGAGAAAAAAATGTATATTCTGCGATGGATTTATTAAAATTGGTTCCCGGGTTATCCTTAGTTAAAACAGCATCTTTTTATGAGTCACCCCCATTATATAACACAAACCAGCCATCTTTTCTCAATTCGGTTGTGGAAGGCCTGTATAATGGCAAGCCTCAAAACTTGCTTCAAGAAATTCAATCCATCGAGATGAAATTGGGACGATCCGAAATCCGTCAGAAAAATCATCCACGAACGATTGATATCGACATTCTGATTTTTGGGAACCATGTTTTGAATACAACTAAACTTCAAATTCCTCATTCAAAATTATCAGAACGAAAATTTGTTTTAATTCCAATGGCTGAAATTGCACCTGATTTTCTTATTCCGAAATTGAACCAAAATCCTGTAGAATTAATTGCAATTTGTCCGGATAAATCTATCATTGAAAAGCACACTATTCTAAAATCAGCATGA